One genomic window of Fusarium fujikuroi IMI 58289 draft genome, chromosome FFUJ_chr01 includes the following:
- a CDS encoding related to transcription factor jumonji, producing MEIQHPPHEFAEPVLHFQHSSHLEPEPEPAPAPGPLPTTESLDEQRPIPAKTQQNVIEPQYPQPSQLITDQDIVPNGPSPLGQVPTLSPDLDGDDASSILSDLPSELDEPVAEPESIDFDWDGPEGHQVLRLKPTVEQWNDFPANLAFARSLKAEGHGCFKIVLPEELIEDLPAKDSQKVPANAYRPTQIKRNSFWRVDTVPSVGSFNSSVTGAKCNVTAIKAIDQLRKLYRKNDHKQIRNVRYRVDVPAWTPEQRLEAGVPERSPIYPLKGDKLDNTKAIIPGIHTPYVYESGPHFGASFQIHAEDFRLVSLNHLYKGRKIWIVVPSTAVDVAEEALGRKDKCSQFMRHRAEFFFPQKLEKLGIPYRIIDQRPGETIVILPDAYHEGFSTGYTIAEAKNYADDAWTTSTYQPCEARCQLATAIPADLLRPLQEGETQLDLCAGFDLAAAEQESPPATPAPEKTKRRFEDDGQSVGNTKRAKV from the coding sequence ATGGAGATTCAACATCCCCCGCATGAGTTTGCGGAACCTGTTCTTCATTTTCAACACTCTTCGCACCTTGAACCTGAACCTGAACCTGCGCCTGCGCCTGGGCCACTTCCCACTACCGAATCCCTAGACGAGCAGCGTCCAATCCCCGCCAAAACACAGCAAAACGTCATCGAACCACAGTATCCTCAGCCCTCTCAATTAATCACAGACCAAGATATCGTTCCGAATGGGCCATCTCCGCTTGGACAAGTCCCAACACTCTCCCCGGACCTTGACGGAGACGACGCAAGCTCAATTCTCAGTGATCTACCATCCGAATTGGATGAGCCTGTCGCAGAACCCGAATCAATAGATTTTGATTGGGATGGCCCCGAGGGTCATCAAGTTCTCCGACTCAAGCCAACCGTCGAGCAATGGAACGACTTTCCGGCGAATCTCGCATTTGCCAGAAGCCTCAAGGCTGAAGGCCACGGTTGTTTTAAAATCGTCCTTCCTGAGGAACTCATAGAAGACCTCCCAGCAAAGGACTCCCAAAAAGTACCGGCGAATGCTTATCGCCCGACTCAAATTAAAAGGAACAGTTTCTGGCGTGTTGACACGGTTCCGTCCGTCGGCAGTTTCAACTCGTCCGTTACAGGCGCGAAATGCAATGTCACGGCGATCAAAGCCATCGATCAGCTCAGAAAACTTTATCGCAAGAACGACCACAAGCAGATTCGCAATGTACGTTATCGAGTTGATGTGCCTGCATGGACTCCCGAACAACGCCTTGAAGCCGGAGTTCCTGAAAGAAGTCCGATTTATCCCCTCAAAGGTGATAAACTGGATAACACAAAAGCCATAATTCCTGGAATCCATACTCCATATGTGTATGAATCAGGACCCCATTTCGGGGCAAGTTTTCAAATACACGCAGAAGACTTCCGGTTGGTATCTCTGAACCATCTATACAAAGGACGGAAGATTTGGATCGTTGTGCCATCAACTGCGGTTGATGTCGCAGAAGAGGCGCTTGGCCGCAAGGACAAGTGCTCTCAGTTCATGCGGCATCGAGCCGAGTTTTTCTTTCCCCAGAAACTGGAAAAACTTGGTATACCTTACCGCATTATTGATCAGCGCCCTGGCGAGACAATAGTAATTCTCCCAGATGCATACCACGAGGGCTTCAGCACTGGATATACCATCGCTGAGGCCAAGAACTACGCTGACGATGCGTGGACAACGAGCACATATCAACCTTGTGAGGCGAGGTGTCAGCTGGCCACGGCCATCCCAGCTGACTTGCTGAGGCCATTGCAAGAGGGAGAGACACAGCTCGACCTTTGTGCTGGTTTTGATTTGGCGGCGGCAGAGCAGGAATCACCTCCTGCGACGCCAGCACCCGAAAAGACAAAGAGACGTTTCGAGGACGACGGGCAAAGTGTTGGGAACACTAAGCGGGCTAAGGTCTAG
- a CDS encoding related to sensory transduction histidine kinase, which translates to MQRLPSFNSPSSPSASASSNCPVADSTDQEKEGHKKHPPPPPPTSTSAPGSVPTFTTPSNTTPTSTTNAELDTDVSVLAAAAAKATGEAYNRVTITGRKAYDSRRISEAPAWRHDLSIPNLASIAPFSDFTISFSPASTTGAIHQSSLSAAGSPRGLSASTRGLPQTPIPAKRPSAPSRGEPVMHPSPIKKARTGASPPRKVELPNQAANLDPSARGKQQGPLSPLFFSHTPARHVHRPASFPATDPAVSMLSRMREDPAGGVTTLKLPRASVSSISPGRSESTPGSWGSSMDAPAHTTTPDSRSLPPGLQMLQGVGVIEFLEQDERPTFLIDLDNSANASRAGLHILYYNASLRGAHEVLQYLSVDQEDASADTDFGRFKSWIMTQSKARMSADTHKYAGITWTLSTLRRRFRFVSAQTCVATPRPSTALPLIDETAASETRSSGHSPQMPVTPDAELVDAPDYFGDAEPVDVNFDRADVDAIMEGGDTRLHPDEFTNQVFQSQPARSIFDWTRIPVSDALPPHIKFARSVDWAATPLGPIEDWPADLRSMSNLIMGSPHPAAMYWGPQCVIIYNEAYLDLAGQKHPKLMGSCYMDAWPEIWDEIKPVFKSALESGQATMKHENQLFINRHGFLEEAFFSWSIVPLVGGEGEVVGLYNPAFENTRRRVNERRMLMLREIGERTAAATTVAGFWPQVQKGLEFNEHDVPFALIYSAREDTESEVSSLHSGSLIHSPQLVLEGSLGAPENHQAAVPQLDMRQSEDGFAPYMRQSMAAGGVPIVLSEENGNLPTHLIDGLHWRGFGDPSKTLVVFPVIPTTTGESVIGFIVMGVNPRRPYDDDYKLFIHLLSRQLATSMASVVLFEEEIKRGQRAARLAALDRQELSMQLYLRTQEAVESEYRFTRMAEFAPVGMFIANFAGKINYCNDMWWQISRHSRSEDSVDTWMDSVRDEDRPALEDAWDKLLREKVTISVEFRFKCSQQSDGNTIDTWVLMSAYPERNQEGNLKLIFGCITDISSQKWAEKVQNERREEAVEMKRQQENFIDITSHEMRNPLSAILQCADQIANNITVFDSHSVKAEVESLLDGCLDAANTINLCASHQKRIVDDILTLSKLDSNLLAVTPIDEQPVRVVQRALKMFESELVAHDIEFDFNVDQSFEQYGIKWVKLDPSRLRQVLINLMTNAIKFTQGREKRAITVSLSASRHVSEITRKGISYFDRVDHQRTAVMDINNADEWGHGEEINIHCTVEDTGPGLIEEEMKLLFQRFQQATPRTHVQYGGSGLGLFISRILTEMQGGQIGVTSRRGIGSSFSFYVKCRRSLTPPQDYEQITPFKIARKSHAPAIPQKPELNRQPSRTTTTSEDTTQLFDVLIVEDNIVNQKVLQRQLRNCGNNTFVANHGKEALQTLERSRFWAGKEAEGVDISVILMDLEMPVMDGMTCARKIRELEREGTIVQHIPIIAVTAYARPEQIESAKAAGIDDVISKPFRIPELLPKIEELVGKYKNLSVSA; encoded by the exons GCTTGATACCGACGTTTCagttcttgctgctgctgctgctaaaGCTACCGGGGAAGCTTACAACAGGGTCACCATAACTGGCAGGAAAGCCTACGACTCTCGCCGCATATCAGAGGCACCAGCATGGAGGCACGATCTTAGCATACCAAACTTGGCCTCAATCGCGCCCTTTTCTGACTTTACGATCTCCTTCTCGCCTGCTTCGACTACCGGCGCTATTCATCAGTCAAGTTTGTCCGCCGCCGGTAGTCCACGAGGTCTTAGCGCGTCCACGCGAGGGCTTCCACAGACTCCCATTCCGGCGAAGCGTCCCTCCGCCCCGTCCAGAGGTGAACCTGTCATGCACCCATCACCCATCAAGAAAGCCCGCACTGGGGCATCACCACCTCGAAAGGTCGAACTTCCTAACCAAGCTGCGAATCTTGATCCCTCAGCAAGGGGGAAACAGCAAGGGCCCCTCTCGcctctctttttctctcacACGCCAGCGAGGCACGTTCATCGTCCGGCCAGCTTTCCTGCAACCGATCCTGCTGTTTCTATGCTTTCACGTATGCGAGAGGACCCGGCTGGCGGCGTCACAACCTTGAAGTTGCCTCGCGCAAGTGTGAGCTCCATCAGCCCAGGAAGATCAGAGAGCACTCCTGGTAGTTGGGGGTCTTCGATGGACGCTCCCGCTCATACAACGACCCCAGACAGTCGTAGTCTGCCTCCGGGGCTGCAGATGCTACAAGGCGTTGGTGTTATTGAGTTTCTAGAGCAGGACGAGAGGCCTACCTTTCTGATAGACCTGGACAATTCCGCTAATGCTAGCCGTGCCGGCTTACACATCCTCTACTACAACGCGTCTTTACGGGGAGCACATGAAGTACTCCAATACTTGTCAGTggaccaagaagatgctaGTGCAGACACAGATTTTGGTCGCTTCAAATCATGGATTATGACACAATCTAAAGCTCGTATGTCCGCCGATACTCACAAGTATGCTGGTATTACCTGGACATTATCAACATTACGTCGAAGATTTCGCTTTGTTAGCGCCCAGACTTGTGTTGCTACTCCTCGCCCCAGTACTGCGTTACCACTTATTGACGAGACAGCTGCTTCGGAAACGAGAAGTTCTGGACACTCGCCGCAGATGCCCGTTACTCCTGACGCCGAGCTCGTTGATGCGCCAGATTATTTCGGCGATGCTGAACCTGTCGATGTTAATTTTGATCGTGCAGATGTTGATGCGATCATGGAAGGAGGTGACACGAGACTACACCCTGACGAGTTTACAAACCAAGTCTTCCAATCGCAACCCGCAAGGTCAATTTTCGATTGGACAAGGATACCAGTGTCGGATGCCCTTCCTCCTCATATAAAGTTTGCTCGTTCTGTAGACTGGGCGGCTACTCCTCTCGGACCAATCGAAGATTGGCCTGCGGATCTCAGATCAATGTCCAACCTGATCATGGGAAGCCCTCACCCCGCTGCCATGTACTGGGGGCCCCAGTGTGTGATCATCTACAACGAAGCTTATCTCGACCTTGCAGGCCAAAAACATCCCAAGTTGATGGGCTCTTGCTATATGGATGCCTGGCCTGAGATCTGGGATGAGATCAAGCCCGTGTTCAAGAGCGCACTAGAATCTGGGCAGGCGACAATGAAGCACGAGAATCAGCTTTTCATTAATCGGCATGGCTTCTTGGAAGAAGCTTTCTTTTCGTGGTCTATTGTTCCCTTGGTGGGTGGTGAAGGCGAAGTGGTTGGACTATACAACCCAGCTTTCGAGAATACCCGTCGACGGGTCAACGAGAGGCGAATGCTGATGCTTCGCGAGATTGGCGAGAGGACGGCTGCAGCTACCACCGTCGCAGGTTTCTGGCCCCAGGTGCAGAAAGGACTCGAGTTCAACGAACACGATGTGCCCTTCGCCCTGATCTACTCGGCCAGAGAGGACACCGAGAGCGAGGTTTCATCACTACATTCCGGCAGCTTGATACACTCACCCCAATTGGTTCTTGAGGGCAGCCTCGGAGCACCAGAGAATCATCAAGCCGCAGTTCCACAGCTTGACATGCGGCAGTCTGAGGATGGTTTCGCCCCTTACATGCGCCAATCAATGGCTGCAGGCGGTGTGCCAATTGTCCTCTCTGAAGAGAATGGTAACCTTCCTACACATCTTATTGACGGTCTGCACTGGAGGGGCTTTGGCGATCCCTCAAAGACCCTCGTTGTTTTCCCCGTTATCCCGACCACCACAGGAGAATCCGTGATTGGTTTCATCGTGATGGGTGTCAACCCTCGCCGACCCTATGATGACGATTACAAGTTGTTCATCCATCTGTTGTCCCGACAGCTCGCCACCTCGATGGCTTCAGTGGTCTTgttcgaggaggagatcaagcGTGGTCAAAGGGCTGCGCGCCTCGCTGCACTGGACCGTCAAGAACTCTCGATGCAGCTTTACCTCCGTACACAAGAAGCCGTGGAAAGCGAGTATAGATTTACCCGAATGGCTGAGTTCGCTCCTGTTGGCATGTTCATCGCCAACTTCGCGGGCAAGATCAACTATTGCAACGATATGTGGTGGCAGATCTCGAGACATTCCCGGTCCGAAGATTCCGTTGATACTTGGATGGATAGTGTCAGAGACGAGGACAGGCCAGCATTGGAAGATGCGTGGGATAAACTCCTCAGAGAGAAAGTCACCATTTCGGTGGAATTCCGGTTCAAGTGTTCTCAACAGAGTGATGGAAACACAATCGATACCTGGGTTCTGATGAGCGCATATCCCGAACGGAACCAAGAAGGCAATCTCAAGTTGATATTTGGCTGTATCACCGACATCTCTTCTCAGAAATGGGCCGAGAAAGTGCAGAATGAGCGACGTGAAGAGGCGGTCGAGATGAAACGACAACAAGAGAACTTTATTGATATCACCAGCCACGAAATGCGGAATCCTCTATCAGCTATTCTACAATGTGCTGATCAGATCGCAAATAACATCACCGTCTTCGATTCGCATTCTGTCAAAGCAGAAGTTGAGAGCCTACTGGACGGATGCCTGGATGCTGCAAACACAATCAATCTCTGTGCCAGTCATCAAAAGCGTATTGTGGATGATATTCTGACGTTGTCCAAGCTGGACTCGAACCTCTTAGCCGTTACACCCATCGATGAACAGCCTGTTAGGGTTGTGCAGCGTGCCCTAAAGATGTTCGAATCAGAACTGGTTGCCCACGATATCGAGTTTGACTTCAACGTGGATCAGAGCTTCGAGCAGTATGGCATTAAATGGGTGAAGCTTGATCCTTCAAGACTACGACAAGTCTTGATAAATTTGATGACAAATGCTATCAAGTTCACCCAGGGTCGTGAGAAACGAGCCATTACTGTCAGCCTCAGCGCTTCAAGGCACGTGTCTGAAATCACTCGGAAGGGTATCTCATACTTTGATAGAGTCGACCATCAACGCACTGCGGTCATGGATATCAACAACGCTGACGAGTGGGGTCATGGTGAGGAGATTAACATCCACTGCACAGTTGAGGATACTGGTCCCGGCTTaatcgaggaggagatgaagcttcTCTTCCAGCGATTTCAACAGGCGACTCCACGAACACACGTTCAGTACGGCGGCTCTGGATTGGGTCTCTTTATTTCCCGTATCTTGACAGAAATGCAGGGTGGACAGATTGGTGTTACGTCCCGCCGTGGCATTGGtagcagcttcagcttttATGTCAAGTGCCGACGCTCTTTGACTCCTCCTCAGGATTACGAACAGATCACGCCGTTCAAGATCGCTCGAAAGTCTCATGCCCCAGCCATTCCGCAGAAACCTGAACTCAATCGTCAACCATCTCgaacgacgacgacaagcGAAGACACAACCCAACTGTTTGATGTTTTGATTGTGGAGGACAACATTGTCAATCAAAAGGTTCTTCAACGACAGCTGCGAAATTGTGGCAACAACACGTTTGTGGCAAACCACGGCAAGGAAGCTCTGCAGACTCTTGAGCGTTCAAGATTCTGGGCTGGAAAAGAGGCTGAAGGTGTTGACATCTCTGTCATCCTGATGGATTTGGAGATGCCTGTCATGGATGGAATGACCTGTGCTCGAAAGATTCGAGAGCTGGAACGAGAGGGAACCATTGTGCAACATATCCCAATCATTGCAGTTACTGCATATGCACGACCGGAGCAAATCGAGAGCGCCAAGGCCGCAGGAATT gaCGATGTCATCTCCAAGCCATTTCGAATTCCTGAGCTATTGCCCAAGATCGAAGAGTTGGTCGGCAAATACAAGAATCTCTCGGTGTCTGCTTGA
- a CDS encoding probable peptidylprolyl isomerase (cyclophilin)-like protein codes for MSVTLHTSHGDIKVEIYCESVPKTAENFLALCGSGYYDKSPFHRLIPKFMAQTGAPATPNPPENPKGGRSIWGGAFEDEIRPALRHGARGVLSMANKGPGTNGSQFFITFDKAPHLDGLNTVFGRVIGDEGLATLAKMEAIEVDRKNRPKEPVRIENVTIHANPIAG; via the exons ATGTCAGTCACACTGCACACGTCGCACGGCGACATAAAGGTTGAGATATACTGCGAAAGTGTTCCCAAAACTGCGGAG AATTTCCTTGCCCTCTGTGGCTCCGGCTACTACGATAAATCTCCATTCCACCGCCTCATCCCCAAGTTTATGGCACAGACTGGCGCACCCGCAACACCAAATCCCCCCGAGAACCCCAAAGGCGGGCGCAGCATATGGGGAGGCGCGTTTGAAGACGAGATCCGGCCTGCGCTACGACACGGCGCTCGAGGCGTGCTGTCGATGGCCAACAAGGGACCCGGAACGAACGGATCGCAGTTCTTCATCACGTTCGACAAGGCGCCGCATCTGGACGGACTCAACACTGTATTTGGGCGCGTCATTGGCGACGAGGGTTTGGCGACATTGGCCAAGATGGAAGCTATCGAAGTGGATCGAAAGAACAGACCTAAGGAGCCAGTTCGTATCGAAAATGTGACGATCCACGCCAACCCGATCGCTGGTTGA
- a CDS encoding related to peptidylprolyl isomerase (cyclophilin)-like protein: MSAIYNLEPQPTASVIIHTTRGELSVELFAKQTPLTCRNFLQLALDGYYDNTIFHRLVPGFILQGGDPTGTGNGGESIYDGGAFSGDLDPWPMDQRQGKNAGPTGINFKDEFHSRLKFNRRGLLGSANESRPDTNGSQFFFTLDRAEELNGKNTLFGRIAGDTIYNLAKMGDGEVDEATERPTYPVKIERVEILVNPFDDMKKRSRVATQAPSNKTAAATSKDKKKKRKGGKQLLSFGDEEGDDDMPVLKKKKFDTRIVMEDEEEDEITRKPAKPKAKKPTVTEKLPSVADEINDKVPRKPTLDQPSNETRRSPGSLTIREVKDQSPEPEAPKKTALERANEEMAALKASMRRTIHAEEPVKEKKKSALEAMIPETSIRGRKRRPGATNTSASEDAKTLGMLKAFQSRLERAPPEKGNEHTTTGVVREEGSTHAPDDEAELCDLHFIANCQSCTSWDKQEKDESDDEGWMSHSLSFAADKLGKDLSNRKKAEEELVVIDPREKARTLKDEKRAARDARQGNSGRAWDQARDAARNAKMAQAASLAGRGAK, translated from the coding sequence ATGTCGGCGATCTATAATCTTGAACCGCAGCCCACTGCCTCAGTTATTATTCACACCACCCGGGGCGAACTCTCCGTCGAGTTATTCGCGAAGCAAACGCCGTTGACATGCCGCAACTTCTTACAACTAGCGCTCGACGGCTATTACGATAACACAATATTCCATCGATTAGTTCCAGGTTTCATATTGCAAGGTGGAGATCCTACAGGCACAGGCAATGGAGGGGAGTCCATTTACGACGGAGGCGCATTCAGCGGCGACCTAGATCCATGGCCGATGGACCAGCGCCAGGGGAAGAATGCAGGACCAACAGGAATCAATTTCAAGGACGAATTTCACTCTCGACTCAAATTCAACAGGCGAGGTCTGCTGGGTTCTGCGAACGAATCGCGTCCAGATACCAATGGTAGCCAGTTCTTCTTCACGCTCGACCGGGCCGAGGAGCTCAATGGAAAGAACACTCTATTTGGACGAATTGCTGGCGACACGATCTACAACTTGGCTAAAATGGGCGACGGGGAAGTGGATGAAGCAACGGAACGACCGACCTACCCTGTGAAAATCGAACGAGTAGAGATACTGGTCAACCCCTTCGAtgacatgaagaagagatctcGAGTGGCTACCCAAGCGCCATCTAATaaaacagcagcagcaacaagcaaggataagaagaagaaacggAAAGGCGGGAAACAGCTGCTCAGTTTCGGCGACGAGGAAGGTGATGACGACATGCCAGTGctcaagaaaaagaaatttgATACGAGAATTGTcatggaagatgaggaggaagacgaaatCACCAGGaagccagcaaagccaaaagccaagaagccaaCAGTTACGGAGAAGCTCCCATCAGTCGCAGATGAGATAAATGACAAAGTGCCGAGGAAACCCACGCTTGATCAGCCATCCAATGAAACGCGGCGGAGTCCTGGTTCGCTTACGATCAGGGAGGTGAAGGACCAATCACCTGAACCGGAGGCTCCCAAAAAGACCGCTCTAGAGCGAGCCAACGAGGAGATGGCCGCTCTGAAAGCATCGATGCGACGGACCATTCATGCGGAGGAGCctgtgaaggagaagaagaagtctgcACTCGAAGCCATGATCCCTGAAACATCAATCAGGGGCCGGAAACGAAGGCCCGGGGCTACCAACACCTCGGCGAGTGAGGACGCAAAAACACTCGGCATGCTGAAGGCCTTCCAATCGAGATTGGAGAGGGCACCTCCGGAAAAGGGTAACGAACATACAACAACCGGGGTTGTGCGTGAAGAGGGAAGTACACATGCTCCAGATGACGAAGCTGAGTTATGTGATTTACACTTCATCGCAAACTGTCAAAGCTGTACATCCTGGGATAAGCAGGAAAAAGATgagagcgatgatgaaggatggATGTCTCACTCCCTCAGCTTCGCAGCAGACAAATTAGGCAAGGACCTTAGCAACCGtaagaaggcagaagaagaacttgTTGTCATTGATCCGCGCGAGAAGGCTCGGActctcaaggatgagaagagagctGCGCGCGATGCACGGCAGGGAAACTCTGGAAGAGCATGGGACCAGGCACGAGATGCAGCAAGGAATGCCAAGATGGCTCAGGCAGCATCGCTTGCAGGTCGAGGAGCAAAGTAA
- a CDS encoding related to heat shock transcription factor, whose amino-acid sequence MPIPQPMQPQYNAGNPAGDQVMRWNGMGDPSSFMNGADGIMDGNAHVGNSFGLVPAQPQYAQPVSTPSNTLARRQMNRALVPTNTRPYDGAVEQWGNFVGDDNALLQQNPSENLNEQDNVEILEEMAQKAKREAQAKRKQIPPFVQKLSSFLEERKNEDLIRWSEKGDSFIVLDEDEFAKTLIPELFKHNNYASFVRQLNMYGFHKRVGLSDNSMRASERKNKSPSEYSNPYFRRGHPNLLWLINKPKSGSKAKKGAKGTEIDNDSEDEGATEEILASGLGASAAQPPRSLPAGDSQPIPKKELTLVREELGKVREQQKLILGAINRLQRNNNDLYQQAVMFQNQHDRHQNSINAILNFLANVFRKTLEDQGNSQNVNDIISSMLTNQNQQSAQHGSVVDLGDFIQQMDPSSYGTPHKKARELQENSPSDTNSPTLRQELEANPHEQMLKMINEHNATNNHGMDLPEAAELVANAPNTLSNAQRSKLVLTWPCQLCLPQPPSHLHPRPLSPIMGPPMAPPSLNEINTNQLDLDQLHRLQSEQDAKISELGSILGPLSPSGHVPGLGDTEAYFDPHPADFDQFFDSNALFGDGQYNTDGTDFNFSLDTDQSHPNSSLHTGHPIPHVSHHNTPSPAGTEEITRSDLRLDSTPDRGIKRQRVG is encoded by the exons ATGCCTATACCGCAGCCAATGCAGCCACAGTACAACGCGGGGAACCCGGCCGGCGACCAGGTGATGCGTTGGAATGGAATGGGCGACCCCTCGAGCTTCATGAACGGTGCTGATGGTATCATGGATGGGAATGCTCATGTTGGGAACTCTTTTGGTCTGGTTCCGGCACAGCCACAATATGCTCAGCCTGTGTCGACGCCGTCGAACACACTTGCTCGACGGCAAATGAATCGCGCGCTTGTTCCGACCAATACCCGACCCTATGATGGAGCAGTAGAACAATGGGGAAactttgttggtgatgataaTGCTCTGCTTCAACAAAACCCCTCTGAGAACTTGAATGAGCAAGACAACGTTGAGATATTGGAGGAGATGGCCCAGAAGGCCAAGCGAGAGGCGCAAGCAAAGCGCAAGCAGATTCCCCCTTTCGTGCAAAAACTGAGCAG TTTCCTGGAGGAGCGCAAAAACGAAGATTTGATTCGATGGTCAGAAAAGGGAGATTCGTTCATTGtgcttgatgaggatgagtttGCAAAGACTCTGATTCCAGAACTGTTCAAACACAACAATTATGCATCCTTTGTTCGACAGCTCAATATGTATGGCTTCCACAAACGCGTGGGTCTGTCGGACAACTCAATGCGAGCCAGTGAGCGCAAGAATAAGAGCCCTAGCGAGTACTCAAACCCATATTTCCGACGCGGACACCCAAATCTCCTGTGGCTTATCAACAAGCCCAAGAGTggaagcaaagcaaagaaggGTGCCAAGGGTACTGAAATCGATAACGACAGTGAGGACGAGGGTGCAACCGAGGAGATCCTCGCGTCTGGGCTAGGGGCCTCTGCAGCCCAGCCTCCTCGATCATTACCGGCTGGTGATTCTCAGCCCATACCAAAGAAAGAGTTGACTCTGGTTCGAGAAGAATTGGGCAAAGTCCGAGAACAACAGAAATTGATTCTCGGTGCCATTAATCGATtacaaagaaacaacaacGATCTTTATCAACAGGCGGTCATGTTTCAGAATCAGCACGACCGTCATCAGAATTCTATCAACGCCATTCTTAACTTTCTTGCCAATGTCTTTCGAAAAACACTGGAGGATCAGGGCAACTCGCAGAATGTAAATGATATTATTTCGAGCATGCTCACGAATCAGAATCAACAGTCCGCCCAACATGGCAGCGTGGTCGATCTTGGAGACTTCATCCAACAGATGGATCCTTCATCATATGGCACACCTCATAAGAAGGCTCGCG AACTCCAAGAGAATTCACCTAGCGACACAAATTCCCCCACTCTCCGTCAGGAACTAGAGGCAAATCCTCATGAgcagatgttgaagatgatcaaTGAACACAATGCAACCAACAATCATGGCATGGATCTGCCAGAGGCTGCCGAGCTTGTGGCCAACGCCCCCAACACGTTGAGTAATGCCCAACGAAGCAAATTG GTGCTCACATGGCCATGCCAACTATGCCTACCTCAACCTCCGTCTCACCTCCACCCCCGTCCGCTTTCCCCTATCATGGGACCTCCCATGGCCCCGCCGTCCTTGAAcgagatcaacaccaaccagtTGGATCTAGAtcaacttcatcgtcttcagaGCGAGCAGGATGCAAAGATTAGCGAACTTGGTAGTATACTCGGACCACTGAGTCCTTCCGGGCATGTACCTGGTCTAGGGGATACCGAGGCTTACTTTGATCCTCATCCAGCAGATTTCGATCAGTTTTTTGACAGCAACGCTTTATTTGGCGATGGGCAGTACAACACCGATGGCACTGATTTCAACTTCAGCCTTGATACAGACCAAAGTCACCCGAATTCGTCACTACATACCGGGCATCCTATTCCCCATGTGAGCCACCACAATACTCCGAGTCCTGCAGGTACAGAAGAAATTACCCGCAGTGACCTACGGCTAGACAGCACGCCCGATCGAGGAATTAAGCGGCAACGCGTGGGCTAA